From Propionispora hippei DSM 15287, the proteins below share one genomic window:
- a CDS encoding YbaB/EbfC family nucleoid-associated protein produces the protein MWENLGNMMDVVKKLQQNVDTIQGQLKNERLEVTSGDVIKVVINGQQEILAIELNAQYLNPESIALLQDLLVATMNNALDKSRELHQSAMNKLAGDLNLPKIPGLI, from the coding sequence ATGTGGGAGAATCTGGGCAATATGATGGATGTCGTAAAAAAGCTACAACAGAATGTGGATACTATTCAGGGACAGTTAAAAAATGAACGGCTGGAAGTCACCAGCGGCGATGTCATAAAAGTTGTAATCAACGGCCAGCAAGAAATCCTCGCCATTGAACTAAACGCGCAATACCTGAATCCGGAAAGCATCGCCCTGCTCCAGGATCTATTAGTCGCCACTATGAACAATGCCCTGGATAAATCACGTGAATTACACCAATCAGCCATGAATAAGCTCGCCGGCGACTTAAACCTCCCTAAAATTCCCGGCCTGATCTAA